The genomic segment GATCATCGATGGCGCATGCCCGTCTAAAGAGCGGGGCCGACAATTCCGGGAAGCTTGTGGCCAAAGTCAAGAACGAGGCCAGGAAAACGGCCGAGCAGACAGGCAGGCGCCTCATCCTCGTCGATGGCTCTCCAGGGATTGGGTGCCCGGTTGTTTCTTCTCTCTCCGGGGCTTCTCTCGCCGTCATGGTGACGGAGCCGACGCTTTCCGGACTCCATGATCTGAAGCGCGTCTATAATCTTGTACATAAATTCGGGATCAAAGCCGGCTGCATCATAAATAAGGCCGACTTGAATCAGGATGTTTTGCGGGAACTGCGATCCTTCCTTGACCAGGAAGAAATCGTGAATCTGGCGGAGATTCCCTATGACGATTCGTTTACCGCGGCTATCACCAACGGGAGAACGATCGTGGAGTGGGATTCCTCTTTGAAAGAGCGCATCAGCGCCTGTTGGGCGTCGATACGTCAAATTGTTGGGATGGATTGAACCCCGAGGGCCCAATGACCCTCTTTTTTCACAACGGGAGGCGGCAATGAGCATTGCTTTTACAACACAAGGGACCGAATGGGACTCATCAATGGATCCCAGGTTCGGCCGGACGCGGTTCTTTTTCGTTTTCGATGAAAAGACGGAGAAGATCGAGACCTTTGACAACAGCGCGATCGAGAAGGAATCCCACGGGGCCGGTCCCAAGGCGGCACAGAAGCTGGTGGAACTCGGCGCCAATGTTTTGATAACGGGCAACGGACCGGGTGGCAACGCCGCCGCGGTATTGGAATCCACCGGAATCAAGGTTTTTGTCGGTGCGGGGGAGATGACCGTAAAGGAGGCGCTTGAAGCCTACCGGTGCGGCAAATTGAAGGAATTTTAGCTTGGCGTAACTTTCAGCATAAACGACCGGGCCTGCACCCCTGACCGGAACAGGTGTCCCGATGTCTGAATCGACATTGTGCCGAGCCATAGTGAAGTCACTTATAGCGTTAACCCCGATGGGCCTGGTCTTATGGGAATAGAGCCCCGCTTTTCATGGCACTGCTCAATTGCGTGGGGAAAGCTGGTCCTTACTATCAGCTATCCCCTTGCCGATGAATCTGTAATGGGAATGCAGCTGAGATATGTGGAAAATATTTTCCACCTTACAGGGTGGAATAGGAATTTTACGAGATATTTGATGGAATTACCCCGATTCCACATTCTGCTGATTTTGATCCTGTTGCCTCTCTGTCTCGTCTGGACTCCAGTTGCCCTTGCTGATAATCCAACGAAACAGGAAAAGGAGATTACAGAATCGTTCTTCGATATGAGTCTTGAGGAGCTGTTGTTCATTGATGTAGAGACGGTGCTGGGTGCCTCACGATTCTATCAAAAGACGACGGAAGCTCCCGCATCTGTAACAATCATTGAGCGCAATGAAATAGCGGCATTCGGTTATCGAACCCTCGCCGGTATTCTGGCCGGCGCTCAAGGCTTCTTCACCACAAATGATCGAAACTATGAGTATCTCGGTGTACGCGGTTTCAACAGACCAGGGGATTATAATACGCGGGTTCTATTGCTGGTGGATGGACATCGGATCAATGACAACATTTACGATCAGGCGACGATCGGAACGGAATTCCTGCTCGATGCCGCCCTCATCGAGCGGGTTGAAATCATTCGGGGCCCGGCTTCTTCACTCTATGGAGCGAATGCCTTTTTGGGTGTGATCAATGTGGTCACGAGAGATGGAAGGGCATTGAACGGTTTTGAGGTTTCGGGTGGGGCTGGGAGTTTTGAGACATTCAGGGGCCGATTGAGTTATGGCGCCAAGATGGGAAATGGGCTGTCAATGATCCTTTCAGGATCGATCCTGGATAGCAGAGGTCAAGATTTATACTTCAAGGAGTTCGATGATCCGGAGACAAACAATGGGGTGGCGGAGGGTGGGGATGGAGATAAAAACAGGAGGTTCTTTACCAAACTCTCTTACGGCGACTTTACGCTTGTTGGCGCTTCCTCATCACGGGAAAAGAAGATACCTGCCGCGCCATGGGGAATAGAGTTCAATAGCTCCAAGAACCTAAGTGTGGATACCCGTTACTACTTGGACTTGAAGTATGCTCATCTTTTCGACGGTCAATGGAGTGTGACATCGCGGCTTTTCTACGATCGATATGAATATGATGGTGATTTCCAGTTTGATTATGGTGATGAGGATGAAAGGTATCTGGTGGTCAACAGAGACCGCGTTCTCGGAGAGTGGTGGGGCAATGAGCTGCTGGCTTCCGGGCAAGTGGGGGCTAGAAACCGGATTACCACTGGATTCGAATATCGCGACAATTTCCGGCAGGATCAAAAGAACTACGACGAAGAAGTTTATCTTGACGATAAGAGGAAATCCAAGATCTGGGCTCTGTTTCTTCAGGATGAATTCGAGATTTCCTCGACGCTGCGGCTGAATGCCGGCATGCGTTATGATCACTACGAAACCTTCGGTGGGAGCACCAACCCGCGTTTGGCTTTGATCTTCAATCCCTATGAGACGTCC from the Candidatus Eisenbacteria bacterium genome contains:
- a CDS encoding TonB-dependent receptor — encoded protein: MELPRFHILLILILLPLCLVWTPVALADNPTKQEKEITESFFDMSLEELLFIDVETVLGASRFYQKTTEAPASVTIIERNEIAAFGYRTLAGILAGAQGFFTTNDRNYEYLGVRGFNRPGDYNTRVLLLVDGHRINDNIYDQATIGTEFLLDAALIERVEIIRGPASSLYGANAFLGVINVVTRDGRALNGFEVSGGAGSFETFRGRLSYGAKMGNGLSMILSGSILDSRGQDLYFKEFDDPETNNGVAEGGDGDKNRRFFTKLSYGDFTLVGASSSREKKIPAAPWGIEFNSSKNLSVDTRYYLDLKYAHLFDGQWSVTSRLFYDRYEYDGDFQFDYGDEDERYLVVNRDRVLGEWWGNELLASGQVGARNRITTGFEYRDNFRQDQKNYDEEVYLDDKRKSKIWALFLQDEFEISSTLRLNAGMRYDHYETFGGSTNPRLALIFNPYETSALKLLYGEAFRSPNAYELYYDDGESTQKQNPNLEPETITTYEMVWEQSVNEVFRFCTSGYIYHIRDLISQRLDPEDDLLVFDNSEHIKAQGLEMELKGRWDSGWRFHSGYALQRSENFESGEELTNSPRHIVQLKLLAPLPWSDFLAGFEAKYIGSRKTLAGSMAEEYWIANLTASGRPAVDWLEISAGVHNLFDEIYGDPGSAEHRQNLIFQDGRTVWVELKFDF
- a CDS encoding ATP-binding protein; the encoded protein is MKEIVVISGKGGTGKTSITASFAVLGGKNVVVADCDVDAADMHLLLEPDFGIAEAFYSGELAVIDQELCSGCGACAGVCRYDAIPVIDGKYIVDAISCEGCGYCARVCPEKAITNVEQNVGNWYLSKIRTGSSMAHARLKSGADNSGKLVAKVKNEARKTAEQTGRRLILVDGSPGIGCPVVSSLSGASLAVMVTEPTLSGLHDLKRVYNLVHKFGIKAGCIINKADLNQDVLRELRSFLDQEEIVNLAEIPYDDSFTAAITNGRTIVEWDSSLKERISACWASIRQIVGMD
- a CDS encoding NifB/NifX family molybdenum-iron cluster-binding protein, coding for MSIAFTTQGTEWDSSMDPRFGRTRFFFVFDEKTEKIETFDNSAIEKESHGAGPKAAQKLVELGANVLITGNGPGGNAAAVLESTGIKVFVGAGEMTVKEALEAYRCGKLKEF